The DNA window ACGACAAAGGGCGACTCCGTTCTTGACATACTTTCCGTCTAACCAACCATAAGAGGGATGTGCGACCAATATTCCACCTTCAAACATAATTATCCTTAAGCTATTATCTACATCACACAATTTCAGCGACGTGTTATcgtaattttcttttatttccatGTGAAGCACGACGCTTTCCATGCGTTTCTAACGCATATGCACGCGGCCATCTTGTCGTTCCTATACACATAGCACGCGCTTCGCTCTTTTCCATTAACTTCAAACCTCAAATACATGAAATTAGCTCGCCGTGGCCGGTAAATTCATAAAAACGCAATCCTCCCCCAGCACATCGGCGCGTTTTAACGCACACACCACGCGTGATTAGGTTTTAAACGGACTTAATTGCACTAGCACGCACTTACAGGCATGTTGGCGACCGAGGAGCAGCAGCCGAAAAGGGGGGGCGCCGGAAATACATGGCGCATATGAACGGGGCTCGAGAGCAGGGGCAGGAAATACTTCActgacatttaataaaagcgtTTAGTcgtaatttatttacaaagacGTGAGCTCGGATATAGTAAGGATATAGGAAGGTTCAAAGGCATTTAAACTCTTGGACGTCGTACTTATTTATACGCAATAATACCCTAACAGGCAACggatatatgaaaaaaataacactgagacataataatctataatatattattacaacaatTGAATGATAATTtgaatgttataatattttgcGTTTTTACCATTTGTTTTAGATCTAATAAATATCACATAGgctatttataataaacagtatttattattgttaactagAACTATTACTCTTagctaaaattataaaaaatagttcacttaaaaaaaataatgcaactaatggaaataaatatgtattgaaatatgtaataatgcTGCTAACAAAACTAATcatgtaatcaaataaattgataaaatgcaataaataaaactaatacaatACTAACAATTTTACACTGTGACAGGAACTGTCAATTTAGGCCCAATATGCATGTCCAAATTCATTCATCACTACGTCTGCAAAACAGTTCATTTCTGTACAGTGTTTAGAAAAGTGATGTAGGCCTGGTTTTATAGACGGGGCTTAGCCTAAGCCGAGATTAAGCCATATAGTTCAATTAAGACacttaagtaatttttttataaacatgccttaaaaagaaaaacacaaaaactaaaccaaaaaaaacctgaacattattggtgtgcatcttaagacaaaacaaaggcactgacatgtttaaGATCAGTCAATGCAAGTTTCTTTTAGTTAAAACAGCTcaaacttacattttagtctgtgaaaccggggagTTTTTTTTAGGAAGAGCCATTAGACCAATTTTACGGTATCAGAGATAACAGTGTTTaggttataatattttaatacatttataataaaaatgatatggccttacataatttaatgttaCAATTTTACATGCCAAAAGGCAAAGGCCCCAAATGCATCacttaattctttttttttttttttattattattattattattattattttatataaagaaaaaaacgatTTGATCTTATATTAAAAAGGATtataaaatgctacaaaaaacttcataaacCCTGCTACCCATTTCAAAAGCAGACTGAAAGCACTTTGGGTGAAGCGGGTGCTTCATGTCAGTGTCTCGCGCGTCAATGGCGCCCTCTGTCGACGGACGCGGGTCTCGGTTCTAGTTCGTTTTATTAAACCTCTCCCTCCCTCGACGTCAGCTTTTGGGAACTCGGGCAAGGGAAAgtttggggagaaaaaaagtCCGCTGTTGTCTATGTATGGATGAATGCTGAAAGCCAGTCGCACAGGAGAGAAAACCAGCGCAGCGCGGAATGGCGAATGCGTGGCATccgtactaaaaaaaaaaaaactcatcttaGGCGCGTAAAAGGGCTGTGAGCAAACTTTTCCACTTTTGTTTTGATGCGATTGTTTTTACCTCTTATCTGGACGGACACAGACCGCAAAGCGAAACTCGAGTTCACCGGTGACAATTTTCCAGGCAAACGAAAATCCATGAAGTTTGAAACGAGGAGGACATGAACGTTAAACGGACGGAAGGATTTTAAAAGGTTGCGCGTGACTGAGCGTTAAGAACAAATCGCGGGGGGAAAGTCATTTAAAACTCGCTAAAATAACTAGACAAAACGAACAATGGCAAAGAAATACGACTTCCTCTTTAAACTGTTGCTTATTGGCGATAGTGGCGTTGGCAAGACCTGTTTGATCATCCGTTTTGCGGAGGACAATTTCAATTCGACGTACATATCGACCATCGGTAAGTGAACACAATCAACCTGTTTCAAACACTGCTTGATATGGTGAGACGTGTCGCTCTTCTGCCAGGTTTCTAGCTTGTAAAACAAGTGCTACCCCGAGTGCTTGTTCATGTCAGTACTAGTCTAAACGTCGTCTCATTCCAGCCTGCCCCAGTATAACTCAATCAGTCCTGCGGATCGTCCCGTGCTGTGTGTGTATCCTCCTCCCCGATTGCATTTCCGGCCCTCTCGCTCTGCTTTACTTCTGCCAGCCACGGCCTGCCCCTTCTCTCTATCTCGTTTTGCAATCTTTCTTTCCCCAGCTACACCCCCCTTCTTTTCTGCATCAGATGGAGGCCATCCTCCGTGGCATTTAGTGCATTCACCCGGATCTTCAAAAGACCCAGTTCCTCCCTCCCTTTTCCCATTTAattcactgaaaaacaaaccaggGTGTTTATTAAACCATCAGAGCAGCGATTGTATCTCATTATGTCCGCTCTTGTATTTCAGAATGTAGCAGACGTTCATTAGTCCACTTTTATTAGGCCTCTCGGGGTTAAAACATGTTCACCCTTCCTTCCTGCCCCTCCTGGTTTATGTTCCCCATTTCTCTTTTTCCTAGGTATTGACTTCAAAGTGAAGACCATTGAGGTTGAGGGAAAGAAGGTCAAACTGCAAGtctggtaaaaaaataaatacaaatatatttttatattttattataaattccTGTTTTAGTGATTTAGGTAAACCTAAACTAAACaagctaaacagaaatattctgactactaatatttttttatttcatattttttatttcatttcagttgcAATTTATcacttaatgattttttttcaattggcTATAAATTTAccctgaaatatatttattatttttatttttgataggAGTCctctttgtttaataaatgaagtTAAGAGTTTTGTAAACTATATagactatatacacacacacacacacatatctatatatacatgtatacaggggttggacaatgaaactgaaacgcctggttcattagtatggtgtagggcctcctttttactgtgtatatttaatatgtatttataaatgcgcacacataatacacatttatattatagataagcgaacattttatatataattatatttaatataaacaacttatttttaaacatataaatgcatgtgcttgtatttatatatacataaatatacacagcatgcacattatgtaaagaaaaacttattttggatgcaattaatcgtttgacaactgataaaaaatgtgtgtatatatatatatatatatatatatatatatatatatatataatataaatatatatttatatgtataaatataaatatatatttatatgtataaaaatatataaataaataaatatatatatataaataaataaaatgtttatatatatatatatacaaactaaatatattaatgcatagATATGTTTGTAAAATTAGAGAAAGTTGTGCTTTATCAAACTgtctattcattaaaaattctTTACATATGTACAGGGTGTCTGTGTAAATACAGGGGCAGTGTTGTGTACacaaaaaatgtcttcataGTCTTTATCTGTCTGACAGCTCTGTGTAAATGTGCCAAAGGTGGAGTCCAGTTGACTTTAGCTAAAACTTCCCACAGACCTTCTGACAATTCAGTAAAGTCATTTTATGATTGACGAGTGCAAAGTCCAGCTGATATACAAGACGTTTATTAAACTTGCCACTTTTTTGCTGACAAGCTTTCTGAGTgctaaaatgtttcatatatcCAAATGGTTTTATATGCCAGGGACACAGCGGGACAGGAGAGGTTTAAGACCATCACCACTGCATACTACAGAGGGGCTATGGTGAGACGAGAAACATATTAATACAGACAATCCTTTTGGTCCTGCAGCCATCTGTAAACTTACTTGTGTGGATATTGTGAAACAAGATTATTTCAACAGTTTGCATGACAAATCATACACTTGAATTTAAATGCGCTGTTTTGATCTTTCAGGGCATCATCCTTGTGTATGACATCACTGATGAAAAATCCTTTGAGAATATTCAGAACTGGATGAAGAGCATCAAAGAAGTAAGTAATAAAATCTGTTATTACAGgcattatagtgtttttttttttttttttttttaagaaaatgcaaTGCTGTAGGTGATTAAATGAATTTGTGCTTGCATCTCTTGAAGTAGAGGTGGACATATGATCCTTAGTATATTTCTGTGTCCCATCCCTGCTGTTTCGGCAGCttgacgcttttttttttttttttttttttagggaaaCCAAACCTTTGGAAATTTGACTTTaaaggtttaatatttttatttacagcataaCAATTCAGTCTCACTGTTGTATGTAGAATGATTACAATCAGATGTCTTTTGCAACCTCCAGAAAAGCATAAAACGaatcaagcttttttttaaatgtgagttTCAGTTCTTGATGAGATGCCATAGGAAGTAGGTCCTGCACAGGTTACCAGGAAAACAGATGCCGTTTAAATACAAATGGGGCCTTTTGTTATCAGTCTCGATTATGAAGAAAATGAGGAAGTGAGTGCATTGCTATGTTctgtttcccagaatgcatcagCAGGTGTAAGTCGGATGTTACTGGGTAACAAGTGTGATATTGAGACCAAAAGGAAAGTGTCAAAGGAGATAGGTGAGAAGGTAAGTGCTAGCATGCATGTGGGTGTATAAAAGGTGTTTTATAGGTGTTAGAAATGGCTtttcagtcagttttttttttttaaaaaacattttttcagcttaaaatgaactaaaacatttttattaaaaaagtgattttcgTTTATTATAGCTCGCAAAGGAACACGGTATTCGATTCTTCGAGACTAGTGCAAAATCAAGCATCAACGTTGAGGAGGTATGGacaaagaaatgctgttttctaGTTGAGTATCATTCGTTTATAGTCACGCTTGATCTTTATTTGTTATATGGTTATCTGTATTCATCTTGTAGTCTTTAACGATTCTTTTGATATTGAGATTTTTGAGAATTCGTCTGAcagtgaataataaaaacacaaatggtTATTAAGAAAAACGCGAACTGTAATTCTGTGCATCTCTGTATGTAGTTGGtctacttttaatttaactttatttccGTAGTCTTTCGCTTCTCTGGCACGAGACATTTTGCTCAAGTCAAATAAGAAGCCGGTGAGTTTTTTCAGTGTGTGATACATAAAATAGATATAGATGCTTACGGTCTGCATGTTTAATACTGAACGCTTTAAAGTGATTCAACTGttcttatttgtgttttgtcttgACACGTATAACAATGACTTGTTTTTATGCCAAATCTTAAGATTAAGTTAACAAGaacttttttgtgtattttgttttttttacagagtcCCACTGGTCGTGAGGTGAAACTTACCAGCACAGAGAAAAAGTCTTCCAAATGTAGTCTTCTTTAGATATGCTTTTATCCAGAGGATGGTCTCACTACACACAATCACATACAGTAACACAGCATTGTTATTGCCAGAGAGTAATTGGAAAAGTGAACATGGAATGCTAATAGGAAGTGGTTTCAAAGTATGATGGAAGTAGTAAGATATGAAATACATGATATGAGATATGAAACGGGGCACGGCTTTcatatgcttaaaggaaaataaaaatgtttttaacttcatgtttatattttcacactACTCTACAAAAACAGTGACTTGGCTACATCAAGACAGTGTTAGTTTTCACCACTTTTGCACAGTCACAATGAAGAACAGGTTCCTGTTGAATCTATCTTTGACATCTTcaagtgaaatatatatagtcCAGTTTGATGGTCGTTCAGCACTTTTTGACCAATGCTTTGAATTTTTGGTGCTATAAAAGGTGAACAACTTTTCAAAGACTTTGACttctgatggatggatgacCGATTTTGACCGATTGGTTGGGAATATAATAATGTTCTACTGAAAATTCACAGAGTGTTTCTACAAAAAGGGATTATGATCTGACATAATCCAAATATTTGGTTTTCCATAAATGTTGCATCAAATTCATGTCTTCCTGcctgtttctatatttttttccacagcatATTTCTCAGAATTTGCACAAtgatcttttaataaaaaaatgttcataatcATATATTTCTAGTATTGTATTTGTCCCCTCTTTTAGTTAACATACGGTAAATAAGTGTAACACTGTATTGTTTCgagaaataactgaaaatgtattatctaacttttactattttaaacgATGACTGAAACTACGTGTAACTAGCATGTATTGTTTAGTGTCATCCCTAGTAGAATTGCTTGTTGTATTCCTTGACTGTAAGCAGCTTTGAATGAAAGCGTctgccaaatgaataaatgtaaaatctagCACGGAGTTTTCTGCGCATGCGCGGAAAGGTCGCCAACCGTTGTGACTGTCGGAGAACGTTGCCAAGCAACCGCCCACCCAGTGCAGCATCAGCAGCTCGCTCTGGGTGAATGCGGTGCCGCATTGAACAAATATTACGGACACGTGCTATCATAATGCGCTGCATATTTTTATCTTTCTCCCGCTGAAATTGCCTCGGACAACGTTTACGCGGCGCAAAGACTATAGGTGTGAATAACGCGTACGCAAAGACTCTTCAAGTCTGGCGCGATTACGTAGCGATGCTCATGTCCGGGATACGGACGGGACTGGAGTCCTCGTGACTGCGGGAGGAAAAGGGGGAGACTGATCCTAGGATAAAACTCTCTCAATAGGAACACCGTggctttataataattattcaaaacaaACGGATGCATCATGGGAGCAACATAGCGAGCTTTTCTAAACAAACTGCCTCCGCGCGCCTGCTTTCATTTCCTTTCGCTAACGGCTCTTCCCTTTTCTCTCCTGACACCGTTGTGCTTCATGAGACGTGTTTTCCGAGCTCAGGTGGGGGCTGCGAGGCTCTCTAGTGGAAACTCGGCGAAGATACACTTCGATGCGAGCAGGACTCGGGTTGCGTTATCCTCCTCCGCGGAGTAGCTAGAAGGCCAAAGCTGCTCCGCTCGGCCTGCTGAAGGCTCTGGGTACCGCAATGCCGCGGGGATGGGGAGAGAGAGTCGGCAGGTGGGCGATGGAGCAAGCCAGATCAAGGGAGATCGGAGAATGCAGATGTACGACGCCAAGAATAAATGTTGACACAACATAAGTAGAGTTTTAACAGCTGTGGAGGTCTAACTGCATATTTAAAGAAGTATCGTCACATATTAAACCGAGTCAGTTATAGTCCCATCATTTAGTAAGTGTTTCAGTGGCCATAATGCCCTCGCCGTCGGACTCCAGCAGCGTGGCCTCGATGTCAGGGTCCCGAGGTTTGTCCGGTAGTCGCCGGGGGATGTCTGGGAGGACCAGTGCGCGCGTGCTGCTGTACCTGGGCTTGTGTCACCTTGCGCTGGGGGCCATGGTGCTGGCCTTCAGCTTCACAAGCCTCGCCTTCACCTCATCACCCCGAGTCAGACAGTCCTGTCCTTTCTGGGCTGGCTTCTTTGTAAGTTTCTGTCAtagtttatttgcatattttaaatattgccgTCGTATGTCCTGCAGGGGAACATGCTGTATTTCATCCCTGCTGCCAGCCCCACAGGACCATTTAAATACATTGTGCTTTTGAATATAAGAGATTGttcatagtaaaaataaataaataaattatatatatatatatagagagagagagtaatttTTATCAAAACctgttgaaatatatatttt is part of the Puntigrus tetrazona isolate hp1 chromosome 16, ASM1883169v1, whole genome shotgun sequence genome and encodes:
- the rab13 gene encoding ras-related protein Rab-13 isoform X1; the protein is MAKKYDFLFKLLLIGDSGVGKTCLIIRFAEDNFNSTYISTIGIDFKVKTIEVEGKKVKLQVWDTAGQERFKTITTAYYRGAMGIILVYDITDEKSFENIQNWMKSIKEGNQTFGNLTLKNASAGVSRMLLGNKCDIETKRKVSKEIGEKLAKEHGIRFFETSAKSSINVEESFASLARDILLKSNKKPSPTGREVKLTSTEKKSSKCSLL
- the rab13 gene encoding ras-related protein Rab-13 isoform X2, which codes for MAKKYDFLFKLLLIGDSGVGKTCLIIRFAEDNFNSTYISTIGIDFKVKTIEVEGKKVKLQVWDTAGQERFKTITTAYYRGAMGIILVYDITDEKSFENIQNWMKSIKENASAGVSRMLLGNKCDIETKRKVSKEIGEKLAKEHGIRFFETSAKSSINVEESFASLARDILLKSNKKPSPTGREVKLTSTEKKSSKCSLL